Proteins from one Pontibacter korlensis genomic window:
- a CDS encoding outer membrane beta-barrel family protein: protein MKRFYLLLPLLLFLCSGYTFAQSAGMLTGTVLDDKEQPVGFVNVAVLEAITAKVITGAIADMDGNFQIMTPAKGKYILKLSGLGYVELQTPAFEVTGSNFSKDFGKVRMKPDVKTLNEVQVQAMRPTVTTEPDKMVVSVEGTALASGSTAYEVLAKSPGVWIDQDGNIQLNGKAGVQVMINGKRSYLSGKELQTLLQSMTAENVKDLEIISNPSAKYDAEGASGVININLKKNVDTGMNGSVYAGYQYNNLSTYTSGAEVSHKRGKWNSFGSLDLASRQRYRNMEMRRIFLSQDGSTSNFNQIGREESERFEPSLRFGTDYDINDKHSIGLMGNIITSNSENFFQTDSYLRDVTTGDNLYIDALNSADGKYSNSTFNLHYLGKLDTTGTTLSADLDYVHINSRDNLEFENRYVTLGSDEPAVQELLLSENPTGYDIYSAKIDFTKSLSKKTKMELGAKASYVVSDNELRFYETPDNRKTLDPKRSNHFIYKENIYATYANLNTSLGERWTLQAGLRAEQTESRGNSLTKNEKTDRSYLDLFPSVFLQQKVSDNYQIGYKYSRRINRPNYQSLNPFIFYLDPYTWAQGNPQLRPQYTNSFEMTHTLKQTYNLILGYAVTKDFMAEVPNQNPEDNTTVFQQQNVQDMKSARATLVAPVKISNNWDISNNVIVMYQEFTNPVNGKMVVNDQVTAIAQSTHNIQLPQDIRLELGGNYQGAAVYGLYRVEPQWWVDAGLKRSFLNDRLTLSMNVTDIFKSRIMKVDTELNGNVNAIEQYWGNRSFRVNLRYRFNKGSEFESKKRNVNLDELNRTGGN, encoded by the coding sequence ATGAAAAGATTTTACCTTCTTCTACCACTTTTATTATTCCTCTGTAGCGGTTATACTTTTGCGCAGTCGGCAGGTATGCTTACGGGCACTGTGCTGGACGATAAAGAGCAACCTGTCGGCTTCGTGAATGTAGCTGTGCTAGAGGCAATTACAGCCAAGGTAATTACTGGTGCCATTGCCGACATGGATGGCAATTTCCAGATCATGACACCGGCTAAAGGAAAGTATATACTTAAGCTGAGCGGCTTGGGCTATGTAGAGTTGCAGACTCCTGCTTTTGAGGTTACAGGCAGTAACTTTTCCAAGGATTTTGGAAAGGTGCGGATGAAGCCTGATGTAAAAACACTGAACGAAGTACAGGTGCAGGCCATGCGGCCCACCGTTACCACTGAGCCGGATAAGATGGTGGTAAGCGTAGAGGGCACTGCTTTGGCTAGTGGCAGTACGGCTTATGAGGTGCTTGCCAAATCGCCAGGGGTTTGGATAGACCAAGACGGCAACATACAGCTGAACGGTAAGGCAGGCGTACAGGTCATGATCAATGGTAAGCGCAGCTATCTTTCCGGCAAAGAGCTCCAGACCTTGCTACAAAGTATGACAGCCGAAAACGTGAAAGACCTGGAAATCATCTCCAACCCTTCAGCAAAATATGATGCAGAAGGTGCCTCAGGCGTGATCAACATCAACCTGAAAAAGAATGTGGATACAGGTATGAACGGCAGTGTATACGCCGGCTACCAGTATAATAACCTGAGTACTTATACTTCAGGGGCTGAAGTAAGCCACAAACGTGGCAAGTGGAATTCCTTCGGCAGCCTGGACCTAGCCAGCCGCCAGCGCTACCGCAACATGGAAATGCGCCGCATCTTTCTGAGCCAGGACGGCAGCACAAGTAATTTCAACCAGATAGGACGAGAGGAAAGCGAGCGGTTTGAGCCATCGCTGCGTTTCGGCACTGACTACGACATCAATGACAAGCACAGCATTGGCCTAATGGGAAACATCATCACCAGCAACAGTGAGAACTTTTTCCAGACGGATTCTTACCTGCGCGACGTGACAACAGGCGATAACCTTTACATTGATGCACTGAACTCTGCTGATGGCAAGTATAGCAACAGCACGTTTAACCTGCACTACCTGGGCAAGCTGGACACTACAGGCACCACCCTCTCCGCTGATCTGGACTACGTCCACATTAATAGCCGCGATAACCTTGAGTTTGAGAACCGCTATGTGACTTTAGGCAGCGATGAGCCTGCAGTACAGGAGTTGCTGCTGAGCGAGAACCCTACCGGCTACGACATCTACTCTGCCAAGATTGACTTCACGAAATCATTGAGTAAGAAGACTAAAATGGAGCTGGGTGCAAAGGCAAGTTATGTAGTATCTGATAATGAGCTGCGCTTTTATGAAACGCCAGACAACAGAAAGACGCTGGACCCAAAACGCAGCAATCACTTTATCTACAAAGAGAATATCTACGCGACTTATGCCAACCTGAACACTAGCTTAGGCGAGCGATGGACGCTGCAGGCAGGCCTGCGCGCTGAGCAGACTGAATCCAGGGGCAACTCCTTAACGAAGAATGAGAAGACAGACCGCAGCTACCTCGACCTTTTCCCGAGCGTATTCCTGCAGCAGAAGGTTAGCGATAATTACCAAATTGGATATAAGTATAGCCGCCGCATTAACAGACCTAATTACCAATCGCTGAACCCATTTATCTTCTATCTGGATCCTTATACCTGGGCGCAGGGGAACCCACAGCTGAGACCACAATACACCAACTCATTTGAGATGACACACACCTTGAAGCAGACTTATAACCTGATACTGGGCTACGCTGTTACAAAGGATTTTATGGCCGAGGTGCCAAACCAGAATCCGGAGGATAACACCACAGTGTTCCAGCAGCAAAACGTGCAGGACATGAAGAGCGCCAGAGCCACACTTGTCGCTCCTGTTAAAATTTCCAACAACTGGGATATCAGCAACAACGTGATCGTGATGTACCAGGAGTTTACGAACCCGGTAAACGGCAAGATGGTCGTAAATGATCAGGTAACTGCCATCGCACAGTCTACTCATAACATTCAGCTGCCGCAGGACATCCGACTGGAGTTGGGTGGAAATTACCAGGGGGCAGCGGTGTATGGCCTCTACAGGGTGGAGCCACAGTGGTGGGTGGATGCTGGACTAAAGCGCAGCTTTCTGAACGACAGACTTACCCTGAGCATGAACGTTACCGACATCTTTAAAAGCCGCATCATGAAAGTAGATACAGAGTTGAACGGCAACGTGAACGCCATTGAGCAGTACTGGGGCAACCGCTCCTTCAGAGTAAACCTGCGCTACCGCTTCAATAAAGGCTCAGAATTTGAATCTAAGAAGCGTAACGTAAACCTGGACGAGCTGAACCGTACAGGCGGTAATTAA
- a CDS encoding glycoside hydrolase family 30 protein, with translation MIAFTYKNKVLGLLFILAAGWLTGCSDSDDAKPAPPPPPSTSSQVEFWLTNADKSVLFARQTASLNFKTTTNSNPTITIDTTTTYQSIDGFGYTLTGGSALVLSQMGASDRAKLLEELFKHDEANIGISYLRLNLGASDLSASVYSYNDRPAGQPDPELNYFNLDPDRLYYLPVLKEILAVNPNITLLATPWSPPAWMKTNNSPKGGSLKPEYYEAYAQYLVKYIQAMQQEGIIVDALTVQNEPLHDGNNPSMHMSAGEQANFIKNNIGPALRDAGLATKLIIYDHNADRPDYPISILNDLEAKQYIDGSAFHLYGGNIESLSQVKAAHPDKNIYFTEQYTGVGGDFGGDLGWHIRNLIVGATRNWSRNVLEWNLAANQSNGPYTNGGCNTCLPAVTIGNNVTRNVSYYIIAHAAKFVRPGSVRVGSNIIGSLQNVAFQTPDGKKVLIVLNDGSAAQTFNISHKGKVVTTALNAGSVGTYVW, from the coding sequence ATGATAGCATTCACATATAAAAACAAGGTCTTAGGACTGCTCTTTATACTTGCAGCGGGCTGGCTCACGGGGTGTAGCGATTCAGACGATGCGAAGCCTGCGCCACCTCCGCCGCCATCAACTAGCAGCCAGGTAGAGTTCTGGCTTACGAATGCTGACAAATCGGTACTGTTTGCTAGGCAGACAGCCTCTCTGAACTTCAAGACCACTACCAACAGTAACCCGACTATCACAATAGATACCACCACCACTTACCAAAGCATTGACGGCTTCGGCTATACTTTAACGGGTGGCAGTGCGCTTGTTCTAAGCCAAATGGGAGCAAGCGACAGAGCCAAGCTACTGGAGGAGCTGTTTAAGCACGACGAGGCTAACATTGGCATAAGCTACCTGAGGTTAAACCTGGGGGCCTCTGACCTTAGTGCCAGCGTGTACTCTTACAACGACAGACCAGCAGGTCAACCCGACCCGGAGCTTAACTACTTCAACCTGGACCCGGATCGTCTGTACTACCTGCCTGTTCTGAAGGAAATACTGGCCGTTAATCCAAACATTACATTATTAGCTACACCGTGGTCGCCGCCAGCCTGGATGAAAACAAACAATAGCCCAAAAGGGGGTAGCCTGAAGCCGGAATACTATGAAGCATATGCACAATACCTGGTTAAGTATATCCAGGCTATGCAGCAGGAAGGAATCATTGTTGATGCGCTAACGGTCCAAAACGAGCCGCTGCATGATGGCAACAACCCTAGCATGCACATGTCGGCTGGTGAGCAGGCTAACTTCATCAAGAACAATATTGGTCCTGCTTTACGAGATGCTGGTCTGGCTACCAAACTAATTATCTACGACCATAATGCCGACCGTCCGGATTATCCTATTTCCATCCTGAATGACCTGGAGGCAAAGCAGTACATCGATGGCTCTGCCTTTCATCTGTACGGTGGCAATATTGAGTCACTCTCCCAAGTAAAAGCCGCTCATCCAGACAAGAACATATACTTTACGGAGCAGTACACCGGCGTAGGCGGCGACTTTGGCGGTGACCTGGGCTGGCATATAAGAAACCTGATAGTAGGGGCAACCCGAAACTGGAGTCGCAATGTGCTGGAGTGGAACCTGGCAGCCAACCAGAGTAACGGCCCTTATACCAACGGCGGTTGCAATACCTGCCTTCCGGCGGTAACCATTGGCAACAATGTTACCCGCAATGTCTCCTACTACATTATAGCACATGCTGCCAAGTTCGTGCGCCCGGGTTCTGTACGAGTGGGCTCTAATATTATTGGCTCTCTTCAGAATGTAGCTTTCCAAACACCGGATGGCAAAAAAGTGCTGATCGTGTTGAATGATGGCAGTGCTGCACAAACTTTTAATATTAGCCACAAAGGCAAGGTCGTGACCACTGCACTTAATGCTGGCTCCGTGGGTACCTATGTATGGTGA
- a CDS encoding glycoside hydrolase family 30 protein produces MLNKNLCMSLLRRTLALSMLASCFTACQEKGTSQSESESPGVALWLTTPDKSVLFERQDSSLEFGGSTNQYPTIEINENETYQTMDGFGFTLTGGSAMLINQMDPQKRAAILEELFGTDGKKIGISYLRVSIGASDLDPEVFSYNDLAADETDVNMEKFDLSPDKRYLIPVLKEILAINPDIKIMGSPWSPPAWMKTNNNSKGGSLKPEYYNAYAKYFIKYIQGMAEEGIKVDAITIQNEPLHPGNNPSLLMLPEDQAIFIKNHLGPAFEAANLDTKIIIYDHNADRPDYPITVLNDPEAKKYVDGSAFHLYGGAIDSLSNVHEAHPDKNLYFTEQWIGAPGDFPENLHWHTKNLIIGAPRNWSKTVLEWNLAADPQQNPHTPGGCTECLGAVTIDGNEVARNPAYYIVAHASKFARPGSVRIGSNVPNGLPNVAFKTPEGHNVLIMLNDSQSTQSFNISHKGKQVTTTLSAGAVGTYVW; encoded by the coding sequence ATGCTTAATAAAAATCTCTGTATGAGCCTGCTGCGCCGCACCCTGGCGCTGTCAATGCTGGCTTCATGCTTTACAGCCTGCCAGGAGAAAGGTACCAGCCAATCTGAAAGCGAATCCCCAGGTGTAGCCCTGTGGCTGACAACTCCTGATAAGTCTGTACTTTTTGAACGCCAGGACTCGAGTCTGGAGTTTGGTGGCAGCACGAATCAGTACCCAACAATTGAAATCAACGAGAATGAAACCTACCAAACCATGGACGGCTTCGGTTTCACGTTAACGGGTGGTAGTGCCATGCTTATTAACCAGATGGACCCGCAGAAGCGTGCTGCCATACTGGAAGAGCTGTTTGGTACTGACGGTAAAAAAATAGGTATCAGCTACCTGCGTGTAAGTATAGGTGCGTCAGATCTCGATCCGGAGGTGTTCTCCTACAATGATCTTGCTGCCGATGAGACAGATGTGAACATGGAGAAGTTTGACTTGTCTCCAGATAAGAGATACCTGATACCGGTGTTGAAGGAGATTCTTGCCATAAACCCCGACATCAAAATCATGGGTTCACCATGGTCGCCGCCAGCCTGGATGAAGACGAATAACAACTCAAAAGGTGGTAGCCTGAAGCCAGAATACTACAATGCCTATGCGAAGTATTTTATAAAATATATTCAGGGTATGGCTGAAGAGGGAATCAAAGTCGATGCCATTACGATTCAGAACGAGCCGCTGCACCCAGGTAATAACCCAAGCTTGCTGATGCTGCCGGAAGATCAGGCAATCTTTATCAAGAACCACTTAGGACCGGCTTTCGAAGCGGCCAACCTGGATACGAAGATTATCATCTACGATCACAATGCTGACCGGCCAGATTACCCTATCACTGTTTTGAACGACCCAGAGGCGAAGAAATATGTAGATGGCTCTGCTTTCCACTTGTATGGTGGAGCCATCGACTCCCTGTCTAACGTACACGAAGCTCATCCTGACAAGAATCTATACTTTACAGAGCAGTGGATTGGCGCACCAGGTGATTTTCCGGAGAACCTGCACTGGCACACAAAGAACCTGATCATAGGTGCACCACGCAACTGGAGCAAAACTGTGCTGGAGTGGAACCTGGCAGCTGACCCACAGCAGAACCCGCACACCCCAGGTGGCTGTACAGAGTGTCTTGGTGCCGTAACTATCGATGGAAACGAAGTTGCCCGCAACCCGGCATACTACATTGTAGCGCATGCCTCTAAGTTTGCGCGTCCAGGGTCTGTTCGTATTGGCAGCAATGTGCCGAATGGCCTGCCAAACGTTGCCTTTAAAACACCTGAAGGACACAATGTGCTGATCATGCTGAATGACAGCCAGTCTACCCAAAGTTTCAACATTAGCCACAAAGGCAAGCAGGTAACAACTACGCTAAGTGCAGGAGCCGTTGGCACCTACGTTTGGTAG
- a CDS encoding ferredoxin--NADP reductase, whose product MTQEISATDHYTLTITGIRQEAPDFKTFQLEPDKPLEYKAGQYLTLVHTDKERDIRRSYSITSSPALQEPLSIGIKRIENGFFSRRLVDDVKIGDKVYAAGAAGLFILPDDLRPYRQVFLLAAGSGITPILSLLKTLLYTHPDVAVTLIYSNSSPSRAIYKEELEQLATAFPERLHIEFLFSNSPDLARARLYKDLLQQFVSQLAIAPLDQVLFYLCGPNSYMRMCFWVLRQVGVPDQNIRRENFNTTKAAVKQMPPDTKAHEVIVTYRGKEQKLRVEYPTTILRAALKAGIPLPYSCEAGKCGNCTARCTSGEIWMSYNGVLTERDLQKGLTLTCVSYPVGGDASLELP is encoded by the coding sequence ATGACACAAGAGATAAGCGCTACAGACCATTACACCCTCACCATAACAGGTATCCGACAGGAGGCACCTGACTTTAAAACTTTTCAGCTTGAGCCGGATAAACCACTGGAATATAAAGCTGGCCAATACCTGACACTGGTACACACCGATAAAGAACGGGATATCCGCAGATCTTACTCCATCACCTCCTCCCCTGCATTACAAGAGCCTCTAAGTATAGGCATAAAGCGTATTGAAAACGGCTTCTTCTCCAGAAGGCTTGTAGACGATGTAAAGATAGGCGACAAAGTATACGCCGCCGGAGCCGCAGGGCTTTTTATTCTGCCAGATGATTTACGGCCTTACCGGCAGGTTTTTCTGCTGGCAGCTGGCAGTGGCATTACACCCATCCTCTCTTTGCTGAAAACATTGCTCTATACTCATCCGGATGTAGCAGTTACGCTTATCTACAGCAACAGCAGTCCTTCCAGAGCTATTTATAAGGAGGAACTGGAGCAGTTGGCTACAGCTTTCCCGGAACGCCTGCACATCGAGTTTCTATTCAGCAACTCACCTGACCTGGCACGAGCAAGATTGTACAAAGACCTGCTGCAGCAGTTTGTCAGCCAACTAGCAATTGCCCCTTTAGACCAGGTGCTGTTTTACCTCTGCGGTCCCAACAGCTATATGCGCATGTGCTTTTGGGTACTTCGACAGGTAGGTGTGCCGGATCAGAACATTCGCCGGGAAAACTTTAATACCACTAAAGCGGCTGTCAAACAAATGCCTCCTGATACCAAGGCCCATGAGGTTATAGTTACTTATAGGGGGAAAGAACAAAAACTAAGGGTAGAGTACCCTACCACCATACTTCGTGCAGCACTGAAAGCGGGTATACCGCTGCCCTATAGCTGCGAAGCCGGGAAATGCGGCAACTGCACTGCCCGCTGCACCAGTGGCGAGATATGGATGTCGTACAACGGGGTACTGACAGAGCGAGATCTGCAAAAAGGCCTCACCCTCACCTGCGTGAGCTATCCTGTTGGTGGCGATGCAAGCCTTGAGCTCCCTTAA
- a CDS encoding efflux RND transporter periplasmic adaptor subunit: MKSRNKRFATYLLVALGGLLLGWLLFGGRAAEESHNHAAKTAGATEYTCSMHPNIRQNEPGKCPICGMDLIPVSATGGNGGEASPYVLEMTPEAIALSNIQTSPVQLVNPQNELMLSGTVQLNEQKVSSITAKFPGRIERLYVNFTGQEVKKGERLASIYSPELITAQRELQEAAKSKDLMPELYEAAKTKLRLWNLSNSQIQRIESANELLTNFDIYADASGVVTKRMVAVGDYVSTGSVLFEVANLSSVWVVLDAYESDLSWIKEGATVNFTVPGIPGEEFKAKVQFITPVLDASTRAVQVRAEVANPGNQLKPGMFANARIKTSTKAAGTEDALAVQKTAVLWTGKRSVVYVKVDDREVPAFEMREITLGPRLGDMYLVQTGLSKGEQVVTNGVFAVDGAAQLSGNYSMMTAPANKMMEVPEAFQKQLTALVDSYYTLKNALVASDLDASRQAAGKFNQSLNQVDMSLLDGSTHAKWMQLLPALKSNAEAIQKSTALEKQRTAFSPLSNHLIEAVETFGTNKEVVYKQKCPMAMEDKGAFWLSEQKEIRNPYFGEAMLTCGETAQTYRQGQSSAAKEQPAPVQSHVH, from the coding sequence ATGAAATCACGAAATAAACGATTTGCAACATACCTGCTGGTAGCGCTGGGTGGCCTGTTACTGGGCTGGCTTCTCTTCGGTGGCAGGGCTGCAGAGGAAAGCCATAACCATGCAGCTAAAACAGCTGGAGCAACAGAATATACCTGCTCTATGCACCCCAACATCCGCCAGAACGAGCCGGGTAAATGCCCTATCTGCGGCATGGATCTTATCCCGGTGTCGGCAACAGGTGGCAACGGTGGAGAGGCAAGCCCATATGTACTTGAGATGACGCCGGAAGCCATCGCTCTCTCCAATATACAGACGTCCCCGGTACAGCTGGTTAACCCTCAGAACGAGCTGATGCTGTCAGGAACAGTGCAACTCAACGAGCAAAAGGTATCTTCTATAACAGCCAAATTCCCTGGTCGTATTGAGCGGCTCTATGTGAACTTTACTGGCCAGGAGGTAAAAAAAGGCGAGCGTTTGGCTTCCATATACTCCCCGGAACTGATTACTGCCCAGCGCGAGTTACAAGAAGCTGCTAAGTCAAAAGACCTGATGCCAGAGCTTTACGAAGCGGCCAAAACAAAACTCAGGCTGTGGAACCTGTCTAACAGCCAGATTCAGCGTATTGAGAGTGCCAACGAACTGCTCACCAACTTCGATATTTATGCTGATGCCTCTGGAGTGGTCACTAAACGCATGGTGGCCGTAGGCGATTATGTGAGCACAGGTTCAGTGTTATTTGAGGTAGCCAACCTTTCTTCTGTGTGGGTAGTGCTGGATGCTTATGAAAGTGACCTTTCCTGGATCAAAGAAGGTGCTACCGTAAACTTTACCGTACCGGGTATACCAGGCGAAGAGTTTAAAGCCAAGGTACAGTTTATAACCCCTGTACTAGATGCCAGTACCCGTGCTGTGCAGGTACGTGCTGAGGTAGCCAACCCTGGTAATCAGCTAAAGCCAGGTATGTTTGCCAATGCACGTATCAAAACCTCCACCAAAGCTGCAGGCACTGAAGATGCCCTTGCCGTGCAAAAGACTGCCGTTTTATGGACTGGTAAGCGCTCTGTTGTGTACGTTAAGGTTGATGACCGTGAGGTGCCGGCATTTGAGATGAGGGAGATCACTTTAGGGCCACGTTTGGGAGATATGTACCTGGTACAGACTGGCTTAAGCAAGGGGGAGCAGGTAGTAACAAACGGCGTTTTCGCTGTAGACGGAGCTGCCCAACTGAGCGGTAACTATAGCATGATGACCGCACCAGCTAACAAGATGATGGAGGTACCGGAAGCGTTCCAGAAACAACTGACAGCTTTAGTAGACAGCTATTATACGCTTAAGAATGCGTTGGTAGCTTCTGATTTGGATGCCAGTCGACAGGCTGCAGGCAAGTTTAACCAGTCCCTCAACCAGGTAGATATGAGCTTACTGGATGGCAGCACCCATGCCAAGTGGATGCAACTCCTACCCGCCCTGAAATCGAACGCAGAGGCTATACAGAAAAGTACTGCACTGGAGAAGCAGCGCACAGCCTTCTCTCCTCTATCCAACCACCTGATTGAGGCCGTGGAAACGTTTGGCACAAACAAGGAGGTAGTTTATAAGCAGAAATGCCCTATGGCCATGGAAGACAAGGGCGCTTTCTGGCTGAGCGAACAAAAGGAAATCCGAAACCCGTACTTTGGAGAGGCTATGCTGACCTGCGGGGAGACAGCGCAAACTTACAGACAAGGGCAGTCATCTGCCGCAAAGGAACAGCCTGCGCCAGTACAAAGCCACGTACACTAA
- a CDS encoding RNA polymerase sigma factor: MHSADKERIEHLVNSLLTGDEGAFACLYREFEARLYTFAFKLTQDKIDAEEVVQEVFLKVWEKRHTLNPQQSFGGFLFTVAKNIVYNKAKQRAYHFAFQKYLAYSEQDICRATENNLGYNELGTLLDKIYEALPPVRRKVFLMSRLQGLSNSEIAAELNTSTSNIENHLNKALRFIREKLQAHEIICTSLLAFLLS, translated from the coding sequence ATGCATTCAGCAGACAAAGAGAGAATCGAACATTTGGTAAACTCACTCCTTACCGGAGATGAGGGTGCTTTTGCATGCCTGTACCGAGAGTTTGAAGCACGGCTCTACACCTTTGCCTTTAAGCTAACGCAGGATAAAATTGACGCGGAGGAGGTTGTGCAGGAGGTTTTTCTGAAGGTTTGGGAAAAGCGCCATACGTTAAACCCACAGCAGAGCTTTGGTGGCTTCTTGTTTACAGTTGCCAAAAACATAGTTTACAACAAGGCCAAACAGCGTGCATACCACTTCGCTTTTCAGAAGTACCTGGCATACTCTGAACAGGACATATGCCGCGCAACTGAGAATAATTTAGGCTATAATGAGCTGGGAACACTGCTTGACAAAATTTATGAAGCCTTGCCCCCGGTACGCCGGAAGGTGTTTCTAATGAGCCGCTTGCAAGGCCTCAGCAACAGTGAAATTGCAGCAGAGCTTAACACCAGCACAAGCAATATAGAAAACCACCTGAACAAGGCACTCCGCTTTATCAGGGAGAAACTGCAGGCGCACGAAATAATTTGCACTTCCTTACTAGCATTTCTTTTGTCTTAG
- a CDS encoding TolC family protein → MKKIILYIILLLIAAPALQAQTLQEYQVTAGENNPLLKARFAEYQAALQKVPQAGSLPDPEASFGFFLEPMERYMGKQVGEASIMQMFPWFGSLGAAKNEAQYMAQMKFASFMEAKINLYHDVRTTWLSLYQIDEEVQLLERELEIMKALERVALAKYKSAPAASAPATPRSSTAGSPAGSMGGNSAGSTSSGMTGMGGGSATGGNTSSARSGGNMSGGSMASMASSGSSMVDVILIRVQVKELENRLQLLRDSRRPQVVAFNNLLNRQPDMEVQVTDTLTPVALPATLALIQDSVRMNHPMLKMYEWDEKAREAQYRMAQLMGRPMIGFGLNYMVLKPRTDEMTQMPMGGDNMVMPMVTVSLPIYRKKYNAAKKEAQYAQEAATYNKEAAEKQLFSELENLLYDYQRASSTLQLLEEQIILNEQAIRLLTTNYSVAGAGIEEILRQRQAILGYRQQQLQAITNQHVAVSAINRMMNSDN, encoded by the coding sequence ATGAAAAAGATCATCTTATATATAATACTCCTACTGATAGCTGCTCCTGCGCTACAGGCGCAAACGCTGCAGGAGTACCAGGTAACAGCCGGAGAAAACAACCCGCTGCTGAAAGCCCGCTTCGCTGAATACCAGGCTGCACTGCAGAAAGTGCCACAAGCTGGCTCTCTTCCCGACCCGGAGGCATCGTTCGGTTTCTTTCTGGAGCCGATGGAAAGGTATATGGGTAAACAAGTAGGCGAAGCCTCCATTATGCAGATGTTTCCGTGGTTTGGCTCTCTTGGTGCAGCTAAAAACGAGGCACAGTACATGGCCCAGATGAAGTTTGCTTCATTTATGGAAGCCAAGATCAACCTCTATCACGACGTGCGCACCACCTGGCTTAGCCTGTATCAAATAGATGAAGAGGTGCAGCTACTGGAGCGGGAACTGGAGATTATGAAGGCGCTAGAGCGGGTGGCACTAGCTAAGTATAAATCCGCCCCGGCAGCTAGTGCCCCAGCTACACCTCGTTCAAGTACAGCCGGATCACCAGCAGGAAGTATGGGCGGCAACTCCGCTGGCAGTACCTCCTCAGGTATGACTGGTATGGGAGGTGGATCAGCAACAGGAGGCAACACCTCTTCAGCAAGATCAGGTGGGAATATGAGTGGCGGAAGTATGGCCTCTATGGCAAGCTCAGGTAGCAGCATGGTGGATGTGATCCTGATACGGGTGCAGGTAAAGGAGCTGGAAAACAGGCTGCAGCTACTCCGTGATTCCAGACGACCACAGGTAGTGGCCTTTAACAACCTCCTCAACAGGCAGCCTGATATGGAGGTGCAGGTTACAGACACGCTAACTCCTGTCGCTCTTCCAGCCACTCTGGCACTCATCCAGGACTCTGTTCGCATGAATCACCCGATGCTGAAGATGTATGAGTGGGATGAGAAAGCACGAGAGGCTCAGTACCGCATGGCACAGCTGATGGGCAGACCCATGATTGGCTTTGGCCTAAACTATATGGTACTAAAGCCCCGCACTGATGAAATGACGCAGATGCCAATGGGTGGTGACAATATGGTCATGCCTATGGTAACAGTAAGCCTGCCAATCTACCGCAAGAAGTATAATGCGGCTAAAAAGGAGGCGCAGTACGCGCAGGAAGCGGCAACTTATAACAAGGAGGCCGCCGAGAAACAGCTTTTCTCTGAGCTGGAGAACCTGCTGTACGACTACCAACGTGCCAGTTCTACTTTGCAGCTACTGGAAGAGCAGATTATCCTTAACGAACAGGCTATCCGCTTGCTTACCACCAATTACTCGGTGGCAGGCGCAGGTATAGAGGAGATTCTGCGGCAGCGCCAGGCTATACTAGGTTACAGACAGCAGCAACTGCAGGCAATTACAAACCAGCACGTTGCCGTGTCGGCCATTAACAGAATGATGAACAGCGATAATTAA
- a CDS encoding DUF3347 domain-containing protein: MKKTLFAAAILAAFTFSSCSESNTENTEATQEHQEGMAHGDAEHGQATEQVVVETPDYTTVAEPVKTQISQLVDEYLKLKDALVASDAKAAQAAANEVLTVAKAMPVAAISEPDSKTYAEEKREQVVNSATSIAGATAVEAQRENLEQLSEAVYAMAKAFGASDQKLYYQHCPMALNDKGAYWLSSNEEIRNPYFGDSMLKCGSTQEVLN, from the coding sequence ATGAAAAAGACATTATTTGCCGCAGCTATACTAGCCGCTTTTACCTTCTCTTCATGCTCAGAGAGCAACACTGAAAACACGGAGGCAACCCAAGAGCATCAGGAAGGAATGGCGCATGGCGATGCGGAACACGGACAAGCCACAGAGCAGGTAGTGGTTGAAACGCCAGACTACACTACGGTGGCAGAGCCTGTTAAGACACAGATTTCACAACTGGTAGATGAGTACCTGAAACTGAAGGATGCACTCGTAGCCTCTGACGCTAAAGCTGCTCAGGCTGCTGCTAACGAGGTGCTGACTGTAGCCAAAGCTATGCCTGTTGCTGCTATCTCAGAACCAGATTCAAAAACCTACGCTGAAGAAAAAAGAGAGCAGGTAGTAAACAGCGCTACCAGCATAGCAGGAGCTACTGCTGTTGAAGCACAGCGCGAGAACCTGGAGCAACTTTCAGAGGCTGTATATGCTATGGCCAAAGCTTTTGGCGCTAGCGATCAAAAGCTGTACTACCAGCACTGCCCGATGGCCCTGAACGATAAAGGTGCTTATTGGCTGAGCTCTAATGAGGAAATACGCAACCCATACTTTGGCGACAGCATGCTGAAGTGCGGCAGCACACAAGAGGTATTAAACTAG